The Streptomyces sp. NBC_00670 genome window below encodes:
- a CDS encoding copper chaperone PCu(A)C, whose protein sequence is MTPHPWRPTRRRLKDTVLAGLAPVCAAVLALGGLAAWTASGRAGSPARIAVADARLYLPAPDAVETAAFFRLTNSGGAPDTLLAVTSSAVGREITLSRHRMTDGNAAYRQLAGSLPVPAGGTVDMSPLTSDVTVPASPRWRTGDLVPFVLRFEHSGPVETLAVVVRPGAAE, encoded by the coding sequence ATGACCCCGCACCCCTGGCGCCCCACCCGCCGGCGTCTGAAGGACACCGTCCTGGCCGGTCTCGCCCCCGTCTGCGCCGCCGTCCTCGCGCTCGGCGGTCTCGCCGCGTGGACCGCCTCGGGCAGGGCGGGCAGCCCCGCCCGGATCGCCGTCGCCGACGCCCGCCTCTACCTCCCCGCCCCGGACGCCGTGGAGACCGCCGCCTTCTTCCGCCTCACCAACTCGGGCGGCGCACCGGACACGTTGCTCGCGGTGACGTCGTCCGCCGTGGGCCGGGAGATCACCCTGAGCCGCCACCGGATGACCGACGGGAACGCGGCCTACCGGCAGCTCGCCGGCTCCCTGCCGGTGCCCGCGGGCGGCACCGTCGACATGTCACCCCTCACCAGTGATGTGACCGTGCCCGCCTCGCCGCGCTGGCGCACCGGCGATCTCGTCCCCTTCGTCCTGCGCTTCGAGCACAGCGGGCCGGTCGAGACGCTGGCGGTGGTGGTCCGTCCGGGAGCGGCCGAGTGA
- a CDS encoding SPW repeat protein yields MSPIGKGVAVVATHSQIEQHPDLLALRARYAEVSARPSAQAAEGLSLLTGLYLAISPWVVGFNGNPLGVSNLVTGIALAILALGFGSAYERTFGMGWVAAAIGAWAIISPWVVQNAAATTGTVVSNVITGGVAVVLGLTTTAMGAAKGRA; encoded by the coding sequence ATGTCCCCGATTGGGAAGGGGGTGGCCGTCGTGGCCACTCACTCGCAGATCGAACAGCACCCGGACCTTCTCGCACTGCGAGCCCGCTACGCCGAGGTGTCGGCCCGGCCGTCCGCGCAGGCCGCCGAGGGACTGAGCCTGCTGACCGGCCTGTACCTGGCGATCTCGCCGTGGGTGGTGGGATTCAACGGCAACCCGCTGGGCGTCAGCAACCTGGTGACCGGTATCGCCCTGGCGATCCTGGCGCTGGGCTTCGGCAGCGCCTATGAGCGGACCTTCGGCATGGGCTGGGTCGCCGCCGCGATCGGCGCCTGGGCGATCATCAGCCCCTGGGTCGTGCAGAACGCGGCGGCCACGACCGGCACGGTCGTCAGCAACGTCATCACCGGTGGCGTCGCGGTCGTGCTGGGGCTGACGACGACGGCGATGGGAGCGGCCAAGGGCCGCGCCTGA
- a CDS encoding ATP-binding protein, with product MRVAFVGKGGSGKTTLSALFAGRLARSGAPVLALDGDINQHLAHALGLPEEESFGAPPLSARTGEIKDFLRGSNPRIASRETMLKTTPPGHGSRLLRLLGDDEIHARHVREVAGVPLMVTGAFAEEDLGVACYHSKLGAVELYLNHLVDGPGEYVVVDMTAGADAFASGLFTRFDMTFLVVEPTRKSVSVLRQYREHAAEFGVPVGVVGNKVAGEDDLLFLKRHVGDDLLAYCPHSAHVRAQEQGRPHDGPEPALLGALDALRGAVDARPKDWETFQRHAVEFHLRNAAAWGDRATGTDLAAQVDPSFRHGPAALRAAR from the coding sequence GTGCGCGTCGCGTTCGTCGGCAAGGGCGGCAGCGGCAAGACCACGCTGTCCGCCCTCTTCGCCGGCCGGCTGGCCCGCTCCGGCGCGCCGGTCCTCGCCCTCGACGGTGACATCAACCAGCACCTGGCCCACGCCCTCGGCCTGCCCGAGGAGGAGTCCTTCGGCGCCCCGCCGCTCAGTGCGCGGACCGGCGAGATCAAGGACTTCCTGCGCGGGAGCAACCCGCGGATCGCCTCCCGCGAGACCATGCTGAAGACCACTCCCCCGGGCCACGGCTCCCGGCTGCTGCGGCTGCTCGGCGACGACGAGATCCACGCCCGGCACGTCCGCGAGGTGGCCGGGGTGCCGCTGATGGTGACCGGCGCCTTCGCCGAGGAGGACCTCGGGGTGGCGTGCTACCACTCCAAACTGGGCGCGGTCGAGCTGTACCTCAACCACCTCGTGGACGGCCCCGGCGAGTACGTCGTCGTCGACATGACGGCCGGTGCGGACGCCTTCGCCTCCGGGCTGTTCACCCGGTTCGACATGACGTTCCTGGTCGTCGAGCCCACCCGCAAGAGCGTCTCGGTACTGCGTCAGTACCGCGAGCACGCCGCCGAGTTCGGCGTCCCGGTCGGGGTCGTCGGCAACAAGGTGGCCGGCGAGGACGACCTGCTCTTCCTCAAGCGTCACGTCGGCGACGACCTGCTGGCGTACTGCCCGCACTCCGCCCATGTCCGTGCCCAGGAGCAGGGCCGTCCGCACGACGGACCCGAACCGGCCCTGTTGGGTGCCCTCGACGCACTGCGCGGGGCGGTGGACGCGCGTCCCAAGGACTGGGAGACCTTCCAGCGGCACGCCGTCGAGTTCCATCTGCGCAACGCCGCCGCGTGGGGCGACCGGGCCACCGGTACGGATCTGGCGGCCCAGGTCGACCCCTCCTTCCGGCACGGACCGGCCGCGCTCCGGGCCGCCCGCTGA
- a CDS encoding PPOX class F420-dependent oxidoreductase, which translates to MSKPPLPDAAVAMLRKANPAVVTTLRSDGQPVSTATWYLWDEGRVLVNMDEGRKRLTHLRNDPRVTLTVLDESDWYSHVTLIGRVTEMRDDEGLTDIDRLSRHYLGQPYADRDRARVSAYIEIDRWHGWGGFRDSDQAAT; encoded by the coding sequence ATGTCCAAGCCACCGCTTCCGGACGCCGCCGTGGCCATGCTGCGCAAGGCCAATCCGGCCGTCGTCACCACTCTGCGCTCCGACGGCCAGCCGGTCTCCACCGCGACCTGGTACCTGTGGGACGAGGGCCGGGTACTGGTCAACATGGACGAGGGCCGCAAGCGCCTCACCCACCTGCGCAACGACCCCCGGGTCACGCTCACCGTCCTCGACGAGTCCGACTGGTACAGCCACGTCACCCTGATCGGCCGCGTCACCGAGATGCGGGACGACGAGGGCCTGACCGACATCGACCGGCTCTCCCGGCACTACCTCGGCCAGCCGTACGCCGACCGCGACCGCGCCCGCGTCAGCGCGTACATCGAGATCGACCGCTGGCACGGCTGGGGCGGCTTCCGCGACTCGGACCAGGCGGCGACGTGA
- the fxsA gene encoding FxSxx-COOH cyclophane-containing RiPP peptide codes for MDSYERQPAATSVVEDFQDTPLDEVPEAALDAALARTAPGEEEPVAAFQSSLL; via the coding sequence GTGGACAGCTACGAGCGCCAGCCCGCGGCCACGAGCGTGGTCGAGGACTTCCAAGACACCCCCCTGGACGAGGTGCCCGAGGCCGCCCTGGACGCGGCCCTGGCCAGGACGGCCCCCGGCGAGGAGGAGCCCGTGGCCGCGTTCCAGTCGTCGCTGCTCTGA
- a CDS encoding FxsB family cyclophane-forming radical SAM/SPASM peptide maturase, whose amino-acid sequence MTAATGSFRQFVLKVHSRCDLRCDHCYVYRHADRSWRGRPVTMSEETLRLAAARIAEHAAEHGLRRVHVVLHGGEPLLAGRERLRGFARTLRSALDGVAALDLRMQTNGLLLDDAFCAMLAEESIVTSISLDGDEAAHDRHRVRADGSGSHRDVVRAVRRLNAPAHRGAFGGLLCTVDVENDPVAAYRALAALDPPAIDFLLPHATWDRPPPRPHGATDPAGATGATGATGATEYADWLIAVHERWAADGRPVPIRMFESISRLADGGTSLTEALGTDDSDLLVLETDGAVEQADWLKTAYPGAPETGLRLATHRLTEAAAHPGIKARRTGVDGLSAACRSCRVVSVCGGGLYGHRFRTANGFDNPSVYCADLLKLIDHVRAAERRPTGMDPAPARRADAGTTGKRHGLPWPRFDALAAGRGTADDIRELAAAQGSLRTSALAAGLRTARRRPDASTAGWEAVNALPAEVRRPLLADPHLRGWAVAHADVLRPAGGRPAEAALAATARAGGRLTLPVPPRRWPDGTGIHLPGLGRLLLPDDPAPGTPRTVTVETADGRIAVAGHVLGRDPLPGGMRWQPLRRLTADGLRVVLDDLEPARDCYGKGGTAQPRLTYRQFTQWQGRFADAWRLIRDAYPAYAPGIAAGLTTLTPLVPRPKEDVSATSWGTFGAIGLALPRTADDLALLVIHEFQHATLWALYDMYELLDPADTSRMPVPWRAGLRPLPLALQGAYAHLAVADVWRLRARRAEAGADRDTAAARHARATAATWRNGVLDVTGRLLDTGALFPVGVRLVRGLRAAAMALAP is encoded by the coding sequence GTGACCGCGGCGACGGGCTCCTTCCGCCAGTTCGTGCTCAAGGTGCACAGCCGCTGCGACCTGCGCTGCGACCACTGCTACGTCTACCGCCACGCGGACCGGAGCTGGCGCGGGCGGCCGGTGACCATGTCGGAGGAGACCCTCCGGCTGGCGGCCGCCCGGATCGCCGAGCACGCGGCGGAGCACGGCCTGCGCCGGGTCCACGTCGTCCTGCACGGCGGCGAACCGCTGCTCGCCGGACGGGAGCGGCTGCGCGGCTTCGCCCGCACGCTGCGCTCCGCCCTGGACGGCGTCGCCGCCCTCGACCTGCGGATGCAGACCAACGGCCTGCTCCTGGACGACGCGTTCTGCGCGATGCTCGCCGAGGAGTCCATCGTCACCAGCATCTCCCTCGACGGCGACGAGGCCGCCCACGACCGGCACCGGGTCCGCGCCGACGGCTCCGGCAGCCACCGGGACGTGGTGCGTGCCGTGCGCCGCCTCAACGCCCCCGCCCACCGCGGCGCCTTCGGCGGACTGCTCTGCACGGTCGACGTCGAGAACGACCCGGTGGCCGCCTACCGGGCCCTGGCCGCCCTCGACCCGCCCGCGATCGACTTCCTGCTGCCGCACGCCACCTGGGACCGTCCGCCGCCCCGCCCGCACGGCGCCACCGACCCCGCCGGGGCCACCGGGGCCACCGGGGCCACCGGGGCCACCGAGTACGCGGACTGGCTGATCGCCGTCCACGAGCGGTGGGCCGCCGACGGCCGACCCGTTCCCATCCGGATGTTCGAGTCGATCAGCCGGCTCGCCGACGGCGGCACCAGCCTCACCGAGGCACTCGGGACGGACGACTCCGACCTGCTGGTCCTCGAGACCGACGGCGCCGTCGAACAGGCGGACTGGCTGAAGACCGCCTATCCCGGCGCCCCGGAGACCGGACTGCGCCTGGCCACCCACCGCCTGACCGAGGCCGCCGCCCACCCGGGCATCAAGGCCCGCCGCACCGGCGTCGACGGCCTGAGCGCCGCCTGCCGGTCCTGCCGCGTGGTGTCGGTCTGCGGCGGCGGCCTGTACGGGCACCGCTTCCGCACCGCCAACGGCTTCGACAACCCCAGCGTGTACTGCGCCGACCTCCTCAAGCTCATCGACCACGTGCGCGCCGCCGAACGGAGGCCCACCGGCATGGACCCCGCCCCGGCCAGGAGGGCCGACGCCGGCACCACCGGCAAGCGGCACGGCCTGCCCTGGCCCCGCTTCGACGCCCTGGCCGCGGGCCGGGGCACGGCCGACGACATACGCGAACTGGCCGCCGCACAGGGCAGCCTGCGCACCAGTGCGCTGGCCGCGGGACTGCGGACCGCCCGGCGGCGGCCGGACGCCTCGACGGCCGGCTGGGAGGCCGTCAACGCGCTGCCCGCCGAGGTCCGCCGGCCGCTGCTCGCCGACCCCCATCTGCGGGGGTGGGCCGTGGCCCACGCCGATGTGCTGCGGCCGGCCGGCGGCCGTCCCGCCGAGGCCGCGCTCGCCGCCACCGCACGCGCCGGAGGACGGCTCACCCTCCCCGTGCCACCGCGCCGCTGGCCGGACGGCACCGGCATCCACCTCCCCGGCCTCGGCCGGCTGCTGCTGCCCGACGACCCCGCGCCGGGCACGCCGAGAACGGTGACCGTCGAGACGGCGGACGGCCGGATCGCCGTCGCCGGACACGTCCTCGGGCGGGACCCGCTGCCGGGCGGCATGCGCTGGCAGCCGCTGCGCCGCCTCACCGCCGACGGCCTCCGGGTCGTCCTCGACGACCTGGAGCCGGCCCGCGACTGCTACGGGAAGGGCGGAACCGCGCAACCCCGCCTGACGTACCGCCAGTTCACGCAGTGGCAGGGCCGGTTCGCCGACGCCTGGCGGCTGATCCGCGACGCGTACCCGGCGTACGCCCCCGGGATCGCCGCCGGCCTCACCACGCTGACCCCGCTGGTGCCCCGGCCGAAAGAGGACGTCAGCGCCACGTCGTGGGGAACCTTCGGCGCGATCGGCCTCGCCCTGCCCCGGACCGCCGACGACCTGGCGCTGCTGGTGATCCACGAGTTCCAGCACGCCACCCTGTGGGCGCTGTACGACATGTACGAGCTCCTCGACCCGGCCGACACCAGCCGTATGCCGGTCCCCTGGCGCGCCGGACTACGGCCCCTGCCCCTGGCCCTCCAGGGCGCCTACGCCCACCTGGCCGTCGCCGACGTGTGGCGTCTGCGGGCCCGGCGGGCGGAGGCCGGGGCCGACCGGGACACCGCCGCGGCCCGGCACGCACGGGCCACGGCGGCCACCTGGCGGAACGGGGTGCTGGACGTCACCGGCAGGCTGTTGGACACCGGCGCCCTCTTCCCCGTGGGGGTGCGCCTGGTCCGCGGGCTGCGTGCGGCGGCGATGGCACTCGCACCGTGA
- a CDS encoding TIR-like protein FxsC, which yields MTDPAPEPAGTAGAPDPYVFFLSYARVPSTEDGAKAENPDEDLVAFHRQLCGHIMQLTDHDGERPPGFLDRRMGVGADWERRLKETLTDCQVFVPVYTKRYFTREWCGREWDAFVRRQEEHSRSRPYTGNAIVPVLWVDPRPLTLPRVARRVQYAHPDLGQEYLRSGLYGLRAKGYHAKYHTAVWGIAQTIVKVAEQTRLAPCDIELFKELRNVFEEEQ from the coding sequence ATGACTGATCCGGCTCCCGAGCCGGCGGGGACGGCCGGCGCGCCGGACCCGTACGTCTTCTTCCTCAGCTACGCCCGGGTGCCCTCCACCGAGGACGGTGCGAAGGCGGAGAACCCGGACGAGGACCTGGTCGCCTTCCACCGCCAGCTGTGCGGCCACATCATGCAGTTGACCGACCACGACGGGGAGCGCCCGCCGGGCTTCCTGGACCGCAGGATGGGCGTCGGCGCCGACTGGGAACGGCGGCTGAAGGAGACGCTCACCGACTGCCAGGTCTTCGTCCCCGTCTACACCAAGCGCTACTTCACCCGTGAGTGGTGCGGGCGGGAGTGGGACGCCTTCGTCCGCCGCCAGGAGGAGCACTCCCGCAGCCGCCCGTACACCGGCAACGCCATCGTCCCCGTGCTCTGGGTCGACCCCCGCCCGCTGACCCTGCCCCGCGTCGCCCGGCGCGTGCAGTACGCGCACCCCGACCTCGGCCAGGAGTACCTCAGGTCGGGGCTGTACGGGCTGCGCGCCAAGGGCTACCACGCCAAGTACCACACGGCGGTGTGGGGCATCGCGCAGACGATCGTCAAGGTGGCCGAGCAGACCCGGCTGGCGCCCTGCGACATCGAACTGTTCAAGGAACTCAGGAACGTCTTCGAGGAGGAACAGTAG
- the fsxC gene encoding FxsC protein, with product MPLFFLSYSHVPVHRAGRAPDFDRLVFRFFDELCARLAAAGGPAGEAAGFVERPGAPAGQALRALAECRVFVPLYAKRYFTDPKCGRHWTAVTTRPAASPPAVVPVLWTPYPPAALPRAAQYDLPAMPEGGGEAEEAYAATGLHQMLQLGEELGDAQAVEQAGRITAWLARRILHAAATVPAPDGTLPDGAVPAQLADLDNAFAAPLPAPPPLRITVLAPTEDRLPIGRDESRYGPAPEDWRPYGPTLGPLADQVRALARNLGFAPDLVAFDKPRAELRSTAVPDAPWVLIVDPWALEDPRIAAQAQEFDTARQPWTAVLSVLPEDDPQTKERAERLTRLLHTCFPRFLREGRAGEQNAVRGLPDADVFALWFSELAESAKMRYLRYIHSHLSTGSSGTGDRTEGRP from the coding sequence ATGCCGCTCTTCTTCCTCAGCTATTCGCACGTCCCCGTGCACCGCGCGGGCCGCGCCCCCGACTTCGACCGGCTCGTCTTCCGCTTCTTCGACGAGCTGTGCGCACGGCTCGCCGCCGCCGGCGGGCCGGCGGGGGAGGCGGCCGGCTTCGTCGAGCGGCCCGGGGCACCGGCCGGCCAGGCCCTGCGGGCCCTCGCCGAGTGCCGCGTCTTCGTCCCCCTCTACGCCAAGCGGTACTTCACCGACCCCAAGTGCGGCCGGCACTGGACCGCGGTCACCACCCGCCCGGCCGCGAGCCCCCCGGCCGTCGTCCCGGTGCTGTGGACGCCGTACCCGCCCGCCGCGCTGCCCCGCGCCGCCCAGTACGACCTGCCCGCGATGCCCGAGGGCGGCGGCGAGGCGGAGGAGGCGTACGCCGCCACGGGGCTGCACCAGATGCTCCAGCTCGGTGAGGAACTGGGCGATGCGCAGGCCGTCGAACAGGCCGGCCGGATCACCGCCTGGCTGGCCCGGCGCATCCTGCACGCCGCCGCCACCGTCCCCGCACCGGACGGGACCCTGCCGGACGGGGCCGTACCAGCCCAACTGGCCGACCTGGACAACGCGTTCGCCGCCCCGCTGCCCGCCCCGCCGCCGCTGCGCATCACCGTCCTCGCGCCCACCGAGGACCGGCTCCCCATCGGCCGCGACGAGTCGCGCTACGGCCCCGCCCCGGAGGACTGGCGGCCCTACGGCCCCACGCTCGGCCCGCTCGCCGACCAGGTGCGCGCCCTCGCCCGCAACCTCGGCTTCGCCCCCGACCTGGTGGCCTTCGACAAACCCCGCGCCGAACTGCGCAGCACGGCCGTCCCGGACGCGCCCTGGGTGCTGATCGTCGATCCGTGGGCCCTGGAGGATCCCCGCATCGCCGCCCAGGCACAGGAGTTCGACACCGCCCGGCAGCCCTGGACGGCCGTGCTCAGCGTGCTGCCCGAGGACGACCCGCAGACCAAGGAGCGGGCCGAGCGGCTCACCCGGCTGCTGCACACGTGCTTCCCGCGTTTCCTGCGCGAGGGCCGCGCGGGGGAGCAGAATGCGGTCCGGGGGCTGCCCGACGCGGACGTGTTCGCGCTGTGGTTCAGCGAACTCGCCGAGTCCGCCAAGATGCGGTACTTGCGATACATTCACTCGCACTTGTCCACCGGGAGCAGTGGCACCGGGGACCGCACGGAGGGCAGGCCATGA